In Aquimarina sp. TRL1, a single window of DNA contains:
- a CDS encoding RNA polymerase sigma factor, whose product MGNKIEHGVRLWREIKKGNTVALNELYCLYVDSLFSYGMRYVNNQNIVKDSIHDLFLDIYKYRKSLSEVSNAEYYLYRSLRRKISRQSKREIKEISSENIVFTFTEERSIEDVLINEETVEEHTSRLSDALCRLPEKQREAIQYRYHNEKTYEEIAEIMGTSIETVRTQVYRAIKKLRVELKDMEYSEGVYLIFLLFGLSSFLVLYY is encoded by the coding sequence ATGGGAAATAAAATAGAACATGGAGTACGATTATGGAGAGAAATAAAGAAGGGTAATACCGTAGCTTTGAATGAGTTATATTGCCTGTATGTTGATTCTTTATTCTCTTATGGGATGAGGTATGTAAATAATCAAAATATTGTTAAAGATTCAATTCACGATCTTTTTTTGGATATTTATAAGTATAGGAAATCTTTATCTGAGGTTTCTAATGCCGAATATTATCTTTACAGATCCTTAAGAAGAAAAATAAGTAGACAAAGCAAAAGAGAAATTAAAGAAATTTCTTCTGAGAATATAGTGTTTACTTTTACAGAAGAACGATCAATTGAAGATGTTCTTATCAATGAAGAAACAGTGGAGGAACATACCTCCAGATTATCTGATGCATTATGTAGGCTCCCTGAAAAGCAAAGAGAAGCAATTCAATATCGGTATCACAACGAAAAAACATACGAAGAGATCGCTGAAATTATGGGAACCTCTATCGAAACTGTAAGGACTCAGGTATACAGAGCGATAAAAAAATTACGTGTCGAATTAAAAGATATGGAATATAGCGAAGGAGTATATCTTATATTTTTGTTATTCGGACTTTCTTCTTTTTTAGTCTTGTATTATTGA
- a CDS encoding DEAD/DEAH box helicase: MSNFLKDQSSVLKKLGITQLNPMQEEAKLAISSTASTILLSPTGTGKTIAFLLPVIEGLTPDNDQIQALILVPSRELAIQIEQVCREMGTGYKVNAIYGGRPIAKDKVELQHLPAILIGTPGRIADHLRRQSFTSAHIQTLVLDEFDKALEVGFESEMKEIISLLPALKKRVLTSATHEAQIPSFVGVSDPIYINYLDQKKTQLSIQSVTTSSDKKLDTLRDLIFHIGNKPGIVFCNFKNTIQEVSTFLTQNHIQHGCFYGGMEQKDRERALIKFRNGTHQILVATDLAARGIDISELQFIIHYQLPLKSQEFIHRNGRTARMHNKGIAYIIDTTDSNLPEFIHNHKVITIQNNAQPLLPSNWITLFISGGRKDKISKGDIAGLLMKQGGLSKDQVGGIELKQDCAFVAVRPEKNLEFLKKINNTRLKKKKVRITKI, encoded by the coding sequence ATGTCAAATTTTTTGAAAGATCAATCCTCTGTTTTAAAAAAACTGGGAATTACTCAGCTAAACCCAATGCAGGAAGAAGCTAAGCTGGCTATCTCTTCCACAGCATCTACTATTTTACTTTCTCCAACAGGAACAGGGAAAACTATTGCTTTTTTGCTTCCTGTTATTGAGGGACTAACTCCTGACAATGACCAAATTCAAGCTTTGATTTTAGTCCCTTCCAGAGAATTAGCTATCCAGATAGAGCAAGTTTGCCGGGAAATGGGAACCGGATATAAAGTCAACGCTATTTATGGAGGACGTCCTATCGCTAAAGATAAAGTGGAACTGCAACATCTCCCTGCGATATTGATTGGAACTCCAGGAAGAATTGCAGACCACCTAAGAAGGCAATCATTTACTTCTGCGCATATACAAACACTGGTCCTTGATGAATTTGACAAAGCACTGGAAGTTGGGTTCGAATCAGAAATGAAAGAAATTATTTCCTTGCTCCCTGCACTAAAAAAACGAGTGCTCACCTCTGCTACTCATGAAGCCCAAATTCCATCATTCGTAGGAGTTTCTGATCCGATATATATTAATTATCTGGATCAAAAAAAAACGCAATTATCAATTCAATCGGTAACGACTTCCTCTGACAAAAAACTAGACACCCTACGTGACCTCATTTTTCATATCGGCAATAAGCCTGGTATTGTTTTTTGTAATTTTAAGAATACAATTCAGGAGGTAAGCACTTTCCTAACACAGAATCATATACAACACGGATGTTTTTATGGAGGTATGGAACAAAAAGACCGGGAAAGAGCCTTAATTAAATTTAGAAATGGAACCCATCAAATTCTTGTTGCTACGGATTTAGCAGCAAGAGGAATTGATATTTCAGAATTACAGTTTATCATACATTACCAACTTCCTTTAAAAAGTCAAGAATTCATCCATCGCAATGGAAGAACTGCGAGAATGCACAATAAAGGAATAGCTTATATTATAGATACGACAGATAGCAATTTACCTGAATTCATTCACAATCATAAGGTTATTACTATACAGAACAATGCACAGCCACTACTTCCATCCAACTGGATAACATTGTTTATCTCAGGAGGAAGAAAAGACAAAATCTCTAAAGGAGACATCGCCGGGCTATTGATGAAACAAGGAGGGCTGTCTAAAGATCAGGTGGGAGGTATCGAACTAAAGCAAGATTGTGCTTTTGTAGCCGTACGTCCTGAAAAAAATCTGGAATTCCTAAAAAAAATCAATAATACAAGACTAAAAAAGAAGAAAGTCCGAATAACAAAAATATAA
- a CDS encoding FecR family protein has translation MNKKHTYIISKEEKKELQHRINTSIRKVQQKEKRNRKRFFYFSSAASVIILIGATFIYNYKKSSDTLYQYVEITNINNASLTDGTIKVIQNNKEVISLHEENPSITYSKTGKSIQVNNKKVAVSETTDTHTETFNTIVVPYGKRSFLTLSDGSKVWLNSGSKLTYASTFKKDKREVHLTGEAIFDVAHDKERPFHVLTHDYDVEVLGTVFNVSSYPEDSFTKTSLKSGSVKINYGTADFFGKRSSLKIIPGNQISYDRVSRKITRGKEDILACMSWRDGVFIFHKKNLSDIIKKVSRYYNIDIESDHPEIEKLTFSGSLDLKDSIEEVLDVLKETTKFTYIKQDQKIIINYKNSPPMK, from the coding sequence GTGAATAAAAAGCATACATATATCATAAGTAAAGAAGAAAAGAAGGAATTACAACATCGAATAAACACTTCTATTCGAAAAGTACAGCAAAAAGAAAAACGTAATAGAAAACGTTTCTTTTACTTTTCTTCTGCCGCTTCTGTTATTATTCTTATTGGTGCAACTTTTATCTATAATTATAAAAAGTCATCTGATACTTTATATCAATATGTCGAGATAACAAATATTAATAATGCTTCATTAACAGATGGAACCATCAAAGTAATCCAAAATAATAAAGAAGTAATTTCTCTACATGAAGAAAACCCTAGTATTACATATTCCAAAACAGGAAAATCTATTCAGGTTAACAATAAAAAAGTAGCAGTTTCAGAAACTACCGATACGCATACAGAGACATTTAATACGATTGTGGTTCCTTATGGAAAAAGATCTTTTTTAACACTTTCGGATGGATCTAAAGTTTGGTTAAATTCTGGAAGTAAATTGACATATGCCAGTACTTTTAAAAAGGATAAACGAGAAGTACACCTGACAGGAGAAGCTATTTTTGATGTAGCACATGATAAAGAACGACCATTTCATGTATTGACACATGACTATGATGTAGAAGTTCTCGGTACTGTATTTAATGTCAGTAGCTACCCCGAAGACTCATTTACGAAAACTTCCTTGAAAAGCGGAAGTGTAAAAATTAATTATGGTACTGCTGATTTTTTCGGAAAGCGTTCTTCTCTAAAAATTATACCTGGCAATCAGATCTCTTATGACAGAGTCTCTCGAAAAATTACCCGAGGGAAAGAAGATATTCTGGCATGTATGTCCTGGAGAGATGGTGTCTTTATTTTTCACAAAAAGAACTTATCTGATATTATCAAAAAGGTATCCAGATATTACAACATTGACATCGAAAGCGATCATCCTGAAATTGAAAAACTTACTTTTTCTGGTTCTTTAGATCTTAAAGATTCTATAGAAGAGGTATTAGACGTTCTAAAAGAAACAACCAAATTCACATATATAAAGCAAGACCAAAAAATAATCATTAATTATAAAAACAGCCCGCCAATGAAGTAA
- a CDS encoding CHAT domain-containing protein → MRSLFAFFLICFFYNVSYTQENTPLQQEILNSYERITTSTTKSYPEKAKELHALSFPKKTADDSLFTAQLYHQIGIFNFRNSDYENAVRNTRRAVKIRSSFKDSLPSKLNNSLNNLAYILLKNDKHALAFRHYQQLINNEQKDRFTIKAYVQIVSILVDWGDYHQALHYLEEAALLVANNPQLQPQLYKIYLSFSFVYSEMESETYSKKAILFLQKAEKAIKELNRTPSIGVQLTIYNRYGHCYDELSDYKKAIEWYQKALSLDHDQMTTNHLTTLYNNIGYAYFKIKESDTAYTYYQKALEKDTLNSMIHDNLGDFYLSRRRYVDALQSYQKAISYEANLFSLPNYKKLPSSEVLLRAPQKVKLVNDLKDKAYAWLSYYQVSKKKQQLLYALETIKTADMLIDTIRSQSTEKQSKYFWRSKGVDLYMLATSVCYLLQKPAEAFYFMEKSKSLSLLENLTKEEARKRTNLPRKIIEKEQTLKHNILAAEQSFYTDTTKTKSEKLQHIRQQRKKLEVFIDFLKKQYPAYYALQKKQSIISLQAYRTQIQNGTGNSIQYMLSEDSGYGLFITKNQTHFFKIPEAISLNKNLRDIQPFFTKPIFSTKERVAFKKLSFAIYQALFPVEIRATIAQEKKIVVIPDHRLHLFPFESLITYLGKESNQLPFLIYDVDIHYQYSFSLLHKLAQKDSMVNPTAIAFAPVRFSNKKLTTLSRSEQKLNEIGRLFPTTLFTKEKASKNNFIKEAAPYSIVHLSTHANAVSNKEPWIAFHDASLSLSELYFIQSNAELVILDACKTALGEMKQGEGILSLSRGFFHAGANSVISSLWSTNEKSSNEIILSFYQFLKKGEDKSSALRKAKLQYLQTHQASELSPYFWAPLILNGRKKNVFHTPSYSYFLVIGGSILLLLLLIGGYVLFKKKNSKQEYAGNNSNSI, encoded by the coding sequence ATGCGTTCATTATTTGCTTTTTTTCTGATTTGTTTTTTTTATAATGTATCATACACACAAGAGAACACTCCTCTACAACAAGAAATTCTCAATAGCTATGAACGGATTACTACTTCGACAACGAAATCGTATCCTGAAAAAGCAAAAGAGCTACATGCTTTATCTTTTCCTAAAAAGACAGCTGATGACTCCCTGTTTACAGCACAATTATACCATCAAATCGGAATCTTCAATTTTAGAAATAGCGATTATGAAAATGCTGTAAGAAACACTCGGAGAGCTGTGAAAATACGTTCTTCTTTTAAAGACTCCCTTCCTTCAAAACTTAATAATAGCCTAAACAATCTAGCATATATATTATTAAAAAATGACAAGCACGCACTGGCATTTAGACACTATCAGCAATTGATTAATAACGAGCAAAAAGATCGGTTTACTATCAAAGCCTATGTGCAGATTGTTTCTATTCTAGTAGATTGGGGAGACTATCATCAAGCCCTTCATTACCTCGAAGAAGCAGCTCTTCTAGTTGCTAACAATCCTCAATTACAGCCTCAATTATACAAGATATACCTGAGTTTTTCTTTTGTTTATTCAGAAATGGAATCGGAAACATATAGTAAAAAAGCTATTCTTTTTTTACAAAAAGCCGAGAAAGCGATAAAAGAACTCAATAGAACGCCTTCTATAGGTGTACAACTTACGATCTACAACCGATATGGTCATTGTTATGATGAGCTTTCAGATTACAAAAAAGCAATCGAATGGTATCAGAAAGCACTTTCATTAGATCACGATCAGATGACGACAAACCACCTCACTACACTATACAACAATATCGGGTATGCATATTTTAAGATCAAAGAGTCAGATACTGCCTATACTTACTATCAAAAAGCATTAGAAAAAGATACCCTTAATTCTATGATCCATGATAATCTGGGAGATTTCTATTTATCCAGAAGAAGATACGTTGATGCCTTACAAAGTTACCAAAAAGCAATCTCCTATGAAGCAAACCTGTTTTCTCTTCCCAACTATAAAAAACTCCCTTCTTCTGAAGTTTTATTGCGGGCGCCTCAAAAGGTGAAATTAGTAAATGACCTCAAGGACAAAGCCTATGCCTGGCTTTCCTATTATCAGGTTTCTAAGAAGAAGCAACAATTATTATACGCTCTGGAAACCATTAAGACCGCAGATATGCTTATTGATACAATTCGATCTCAAAGCACCGAAAAACAATCTAAATATTTTTGGCGGTCTAAAGGAGTAGATTTGTATATGCTGGCTACCTCTGTTTGTTACTTACTTCAAAAACCCGCAGAAGCTTTTTACTTTATGGAAAAAAGCAAATCCTTGTCTCTCCTAGAAAATCTTACCAAAGAAGAAGCCAGAAAAAGAACGAATCTACCCAGAAAGATTATTGAAAAGGAGCAAACATTAAAACACAATATCCTGGCAGCTGAACAAAGTTTTTATACCGATACTACAAAAACTAAATCAGAAAAACTACAGCATATTCGACAACAAAGAAAAAAACTTGAGGTCTTTATTGATTTTCTAAAAAAACAGTACCCAGCATATTATGCGCTCCAAAAAAAACAATCGATAATTTCCCTACAAGCATATAGAACACAAATACAAAACGGCACAGGAAACAGTATTCAATACATGCTCTCAGAAGATTCTGGATACGGTCTGTTTATTACTAAAAATCAAACACATTTCTTTAAAATCCCAGAAGCCATTTCTCTAAATAAAAACCTTCGGGATATTCAGCCTTTTTTTACTAAACCTATTTTTTCTACAAAAGAACGTGTAGCGTTTAAGAAGTTATCATTTGCTATATACCAGGCATTATTTCCTGTAGAAATCAGAGCAACCATAGCACAAGAAAAGAAGATCGTTGTTATACCAGACCATCGATTGCACCTTTTTCCTTTCGAATCATTAATCACCTACTTAGGAAAAGAATCAAATCAGTTACCATTTTTAATCTATGATGTAGACATTCATTATCAATATTCGTTTTCTTTACTTCACAAACTCGCCCAAAAAGATAGCATGGTAAATCCTACTGCTATTGCTTTTGCCCCGGTTCGTTTCTCAAATAAAAAGCTTACCACTTTAAGTAGAAGTGAACAAAAATTAAACGAAATCGGTCGCTTGTTCCCCACCACTCTATTTACCAAAGAAAAAGCTTCAAAAAACAATTTTATAAAGGAAGCTGCTCCTTATAGTATTGTTCATCTCTCTACCCATGCTAATGCAGTTAGTAATAAAGAGCCCTGGATTGCTTTTCATGATGCTTCTTTGTCGTTGAGTGAACTATATTTTATCCAAAGCAATGCTGAACTTGTTATCCTCGATGCTTGTAAAACAGCACTTGGCGAAATGAAACAAGGAGAAGGTATTTTGAGTTTATCGAGAGGCTTTTTTCACGCTGGAGCTAATAGTGTTATTTCTTCTTTATGGAGCACTAATGAGAAATCCAGCAATGAAATTATTCTCAGTTTTTATCAGTTTCTCAAAAAAGGAGAAGACAAGTCATCTGCCTTGCGTAAGGCTAAACTTCAATATCTCCAAACACATCAAGCTAGTGAATTATCTCCATATTTCTGGGCTCCTCTTATTCTCAACGGAAGGAAAAAAAATGTTTTTCACACACCTTCTTATTCTTATTTTTTAGTTATCGGAGGAAGCATACTTTTATTGTTACTCCTGATAGGAGGATATGTTTTATTCAAAAAAAAGAACTCAAAACAGGAATACGCAGGTAACAATAGTAATTCTATATAA